In Drosophila busckii strain San Diego stock center, stock number 13000-0081.31 chromosome 3R, ASM1175060v1, whole genome shotgun sequence, the sequence aGCTTGCGTATGTTTTTGTGCGGCCACGTCGCCTGGCAATGGCTAATTAGTATAATTGACTATATAACCGAGTGTGCCGGATTCGAAGTTTTGGCTTTATGTTTGGCTGCCGCAAAACCCCGTTTCTGATTCGAAATTGTTGCACGAAGCGTGGCAAATTGTGTGGAAGTGGCACTAAAAAGGCAATTAAAACGCAAATGCGAACGCCGACGAGTAGGCCCAACTCATTATTActgttgctctcgctctcgttgttgctgttgctcttgttgctgttgctgttaacaTATGTTGAAGCACACTTTTTGGGGCGCCACAGTGAAGCGTAGCGcgcgcatataaaaaatactaagaaaggtaaaaataaataaattaaataaactaattacacTGCcagcgaacgagcgagcgagcgactcTGGCCAGACATTAATGAGCTTTTGATTTGCCGTGCGGCGTGGCTTTGGCTACACTCACAACTCGGGCACGGAGCTCTTAACATTTACAAATGATTACGAGCACAAAAAATAAGCGGgctaataaacacaaacaaaaacagactAAGCACACGCCACCCAGGATAACATACAGGATATACCGAAAgccattcacacacacacacatgcacacatatgcacattgACATGTCAAACGCATGTGTCGGCTGAGTGAGCCACAATAACAGAGCAAGCAACGCCGCTGCTGATACCTGCGCCCATTGGGAGCTACGGCCAAGCAATTACCAGCGACTGTCGCATTTGAGAGCAGAGCGCGCGCTGTTTGTTTGATTACCTAgagatatacacacacacacagagtcagCCAACTGggttattattatgattggCCCTTGTGCGCTGCGTATAAACACGAATTGTTTCGAAATTTCCGCAAGTGCTTGATAAAATTTGATGTGCATGTGCTGAAGGGGGCGGAGCTTGGGGTCGCGCGCTGTTTATGTTTGCGTTGTCATTTTAATAACGCAACAAACTGATCAAATGCGTGTTGTCAGCGTATGTGTATTTATCGATTACTTGCGGCTACagacattacgcatacgcccgCAGGcacattaatattattaagttGCATAcaatcaatgcaatttaagtGAAGTGTGTCAATCAAGCACACGCACATCACATTTAAGTACACTCagagtaaataaaattcatatttaaaaaacgcACTCGCATATTATATTGCGCTCTGGCGCTCACCCCTTAATAAAATGAAGTAAAACTACTTGCAACTTTCGCCAGTACGcattgcaataattaattttcatgcgCATTATGCAGTACTCGTAGTTGAATTTACTGCTGTCCCCTGCTGCTCCACTCTCGaataactttttgcatttaatttctcttctttttttttcaattacgCCGCATGCAGTTCTCGCACTCAACTGGCGTTCAACTTGTGTTTTGCTCGTGGCATTTCAATAAAACATTCTATTATTCACAcgcaaacatacacacaaagtTATAAACAGTTATACAGTTTAGcgcgcattttaattgccatttgctgaaagttgcaaacaacaacagcagcaacagcaacaagaactaaCCAAAGTTAAATTGCAATGcgcaattgttttgtatttttctttgtatgttatgtgtttatttatattttgtttatgcaatcAAATTACACACTTTATGCATTGTCTGCGACAATgacaacgacagcgacagcgacagcgacagctgcTTGAAGCAGTCACAGTTACTCAATCACTGTCATGGACAGCAGCTaagctgcgtatacgcaatattatatcattgttttcatttattgacatgtgtgtgctgtgcctttgcttttgatattttttacaGGTAACATGGCTGAAGGTTGACAAGGGCAAATTTTTTGAGTTCATCAATGGACGCAATCCGCCATTTCGTAATTCAAGCATTGAAGGAGCCGAAATTGATGTAAGTAAACAATGCTAACGTTTTTACAGCTGCACATTGTTTATGCAATCAGCACAGTTTTTGTTAAGTAATTTATGTATTGCGTAACAGCTGTCGTGACTCGTTAATTCGCTCACATGTTGTTACTATATCTTATCAATAACAACGCAGCTAATGAATTTCTAATGAATttctcacacacaaacacacacattataTTGCTTACAGTGGGATAAGTCGAATGAAACGCAGGTAACCTTGAAGAATGTGCAATTCGATTTGACTGGACAGTTCTTCTGCGAAGTATCAACGGATACGCCCATTTATACCAAGGCCAGTGCCGATGAGCTAATGAACGTTTACTGTAAGTATAAGTTCGGGATCAAGTGAACTTGTCAGCTAATTGCGtctatttttatgctgcagtgCCGCAAACGGGACCGCCCACCATTAAGTTTCGCAAGCGCACGCCCTTTGCCATGGGCGAGAAGCTTTTCGCATTGTGCAATACAACGCGTGGTCGTCCAGCTCCACACATTACCTGGCTAATCAATGGCAAAAaggtgcgtatacttaatgctcATCATCAAGTTCAGCAATGATTGCTGCTTAATAATTGTATAGCGCAGATAGTCAGTCAGCAAAATGTGTTAAGCGTAGATATAGTTGcgtatttaaatgaaaaactgtTAGCTGCTGTTATAAATAGCGCTCGTGAGACTGTCGAAATGTCAGAGGAGCTGCATTAAGATTAACATCAGTTTAAGCCGTTTTATAATTATGGCCTACATGTGCCCCAGCCAGGGCTCATGGagctttcattttaattacacaGAGCTGCTCGACAacggtcagcagcagcagcagcagcagctgcagcagtactataataataacaaagcataaaaggaaatgaaatataaataaatttattatatctGCCCGCGAGGGCGCGCGCACTGCATATGGAAAActctaaaaatgaaatttattcatAAACGCGAGAGCTCCAGAGTCCAACAGTTGACCcacaatgtatgtgtgtgtttggttgggggtgtgtgtgtgtgtgtgtgtgaattgtgGCACTTGTGCTTTGGAGCTTGTAGCGTATTTGAAGTTTCAACAGTTTGACATTGAAACGACTTTAACTTGTAGCTTGGCTTAAACTCATGTTTTGCTTacgcgtttgcttttgcttttacgtTTTTCcttttctcttttctttttgacaGGTGGAGGAGAAATATGTGCGTACGCATCATGTCTATTCGTTTAATGGCAAGCACCAGCGACGcactcagcagcaacagacgcaGCTGagtcagcaacaattgcagcattaCTATCAGCAACAGCTATACAATCAGTATCAGCCGCAGTATCATATACCACCGCACTATATCGATCGCTATGACAAGAGTCTGCGCTGGGGTGGCGCACGACCAGGCGGTAAGTAATGTCAACTTTCCAGCTCCATCTTCAGTTCGAGGCCAAAGCTGCTTAGGCACAAAGTCAAGGCgcgcacaaaagaaaaacttgaGCTATACATAAAAGTTATGCGAAAACAAATTAGAGCTGCAAGTAAGCTCATTGTTTGCATaaatgctaaagctaaagaatTTTTCTGCAAgactttgatttgatttgtaaGCTAAATACAGCTCAGCCCTCCATTCAttatgacgacgacgacgacgacgacagtttgtgctgcagttgtttgagttttgtttgacagacagacagacgcgctgcagcgtttgctttaattagctTGATTGtaatttgtgcattttgcTCTGCATTGTAGAGGAATTTGCGCATTTCACTCCGCATCATGGCCACGAAGGACACGGACATCATGGCAACATCTACAACAATCCGTTTGGCGCATTGACCAACTATCACGACATTGGCGAGATACACGAGATACATCAGCGTAATTATGatttgcaaaagcaaatcgaattaaaaaagcaacagcagctggagctaAAGAAGCATCGGTAAGTTTTATGGCCATGCccagaaattatttatgagctgtgcgaaattaaaatagcaacaatttacaacaattttccaagcaaaagtttttgtgtgtgtgccacgcccacaacgctGCGAACTATAATACGCCACAACCACAAACACCTATAGAAACTTCTCGCTTTGCTGTCTGAGCTCTCGGGGCTCGCGCCCTTAGTTACTAAGCCAGCTGCTCAGTGCCCAGCGCAAACTTTTCATATTCTTATCAATTTTCCCAGGTTGCGTGTGTGGCgtgtttattaaagttttttttgcttatctACGGTCTAAAAGgatttggctttggcgctTGCAATGTTGGCACATTGTTAAAACCGAGCTGACTGCCCCACTACTCCCTGCCTGGCAGTTCAACTGCCATTGCCATATGCCTTTTGTTGTAAGGCTGACtggtataaataaatttttgtggcAATGTGCGACGCCCCCGCCGAACctactgctgtgtgtgtgtgtgtgtgtggaaaaatGTTCGTGGCGTTGCGATTGGAAGTGAAACGTAAatgaatgcaataaattatttacgctCACCTGTGATATTAAAAATCAAGAAGGAAAACTTTTCCAATATACCAACTTTTTCACGCTCAAGTTTCAAAAGCCATGTGCATGCGCATGTCCCGAGTTCTTATATACATTTActttcattgtgtgtgtgtgtg encodes:
- the LOC108601774 gene encoding uncharacterized protein LOC108601774; amino-acid sequence: MFNFWIIVFCLGLLATKPINGQSDVEVKLVVPRWVERGNSATFECRHNVIKEILFKVTWLKVDKGKFFEFINGRNPPFRNSSIEGAEIDWDKSNETQVTLKNVQFDLTGQFFCEVSTDTPIYTKASADELMNVYLPQTGPPTIKFRKRTPFAMGEKLFALCNTTRGRPAPHITWLINGKKVEEKYVRTHHVYSFNGKHQRRTQQQQTQLSQQQLQHYYQQQLYNQYQPQYHIPPHYIDRYDKSLRWGGARPGEEFAHFTPHHGHEGHGHHGNIYNNPFGALTNYHDIGEIHEIHQRNYDLQKQIELKKQQQLELKKHRNSNRKYRRHINENALGIIRSTLNNGGFGPQAPSMNKEMGGMPAKASPMNQLAAGYQRPLSHPGGGSGVAAAAAAVTAAQQEKGMFSISQLNLEITEQHVGSNGRMEITCLSTIPATIAQGEQYADYKTYSVKVEVERELTSLTSTAPPSIGMAALGNGNGHGNETSAGWRARSALLTQLWSLSQLLLVVLLPLNY